From Gloeocapsopsis sp. IPPAS B-1203, one genomic window encodes:
- a CDS encoding nucleotidyltransferase family protein: protein MKQTDVAGFKPFVPTAIALPEAAIAQFCQRWKVEEFYLFGSVLRNDFRPDSDIDVMVQFAPDAHWGLLELVRMKRELEEMFGRKVDILTKKSIEQSKNWIRRKEILGTARLFYVQG, encoded by the coding sequence ATGAAACAAACTGATGTGGCAGGATTTAAGCCATTTGTCCCAACTGCGATCGCACTACCAGAAGCCGCGATCGCTCAATTCTGTCAACGCTGGAAGGTGGAAGAGTTTTATTTATTCGGCTCGGTGCTACGGAATGATTTTCGTCCCGATAGCGATATCGATGTGATGGTGCAGTTTGCGCCAGATGCTCATTGGGGACTGTTGGAATTAGTTCGCATGAAGCGAGAGCTGGAAGAAATGTTTGGGCGTAAAGTAGACATTCTGACCAAAAAATCAATTGAACAGAGTAAAAATTGGATTCGCCGCAAGGAAATTTTAGGGACAGCGAGGTTGTTCTATGTCCAGGGATAG
- a CDS encoding PadR family transcriptional regulator yields the protein MSLAYAILGFLQKEGMTGYDLKNNCFDQTIAHLWPADQAQIYKTLDKLVEHGWTTCTVEMQRDRPHRKVYSITETGKAALLQWLQCHQPLPTIREPLLVQLFFAAELSNAEILYLLKQEFMAHRKKLADCDKITLSSPLDATDVSREQVMQRLVVDLVKQKEQTYLDWLCNAIDVVSHLQEQRDCKQHSMRGDRIEEN from the coding sequence ATGTCGCTAGCGTATGCAATTTTAGGTTTTCTCCAAAAAGAAGGGATGACCGGCTACGATCTCAAAAATAACTGCTTCGATCAAACCATTGCTCATTTGTGGCCTGCAGATCAAGCGCAAATCTACAAGACCCTTGACAAGTTAGTAGAACACGGTTGGACTACCTGTACCGTTGAGATGCAACGCGATCGCCCACATCGTAAAGTTTACAGCATCACAGAGACAGGAAAAGCAGCACTTTTACAGTGGCTGCAATGTCATCAGCCCTTGCCAACAATTCGCGAACCTTTGCTTGTTCAGTTATTTTTTGCGGCTGAATTATCGAATGCAGAAATTCTCTATCTACTAAAACAAGAATTCATGGCTCATCGAAAAAAGCTTGCCGATTGTGACAAAATTACATTATCATCACCGCTTGATGCTACAGATGTCAGTCGCGAGCAAGTTATGCAACGGTTAGTAGTAGATCTGGTTAAGCAAAAAGAACAGACTTACCTTGACTGGCTGTGTAATGCCATTGATGTTGTTAGTCATCTGCAAGAACAACGCGATTGTAAGCAGCACAGCATGAGAGGCGATCGCATTGAAGAAAACTAG
- the tkt gene encoding transketolase, whose amino-acid sequence MAVATQSLEELCINSIRFLAIDAVEKAKSGHPGLPMGAAPMAFVLWDRFMRFNPKNPAWFNRDRFLLSAGHGSMLLYALLYLTGYEDLTLEDLKQFRQWESKTPGHPENFMNPGVEITTGPLGQGIANGVGIAMAEAHLAAKFNKPDFSIVDHYTYVILGDGCNMEGVSGEACSLAGHLGLGKLIALYDDNQISIDGSTDLAFTEDVGKRFEAYGWHVQVVEDGNTDLDAIHQAIEAAQAVTDKPSLIKVRTTIGYGSPKKANTRHAHGEALGADEVKATREHLGWNHEPFEVPEDALNHWRQAIDRGAKLEQEWNQLFERYKQQYPEDARLLERMHQAELPEGWDAVLPTYTPEDKGIATRAHSGNCLNAIAEVLPELIGGSADLAPSNNTLLKTSGDFQKGQYENRYIRFGVREHGMGAICNGLALDGSGLIPYCATFLVFTDYMRAAIRLSALSEAGVIYIMTHDSIALGEDGPTHQPVEHVASLRAIPELYVIRPADGNETSGAYKVAIKAARGKRYGNKTRPSVLALTRQAVPNLTGSSIEGVTKGAYILSDSDGTPDLILIGTGSETQLCVKAAEQLQSEGKKVRVVSMPCWEVFEEQDAEYRESVLPKAVKKRVSVEAGTTFGWCRYVGDEGIAIGVDQYGSSAPGGVCMEKFGFTVDNVVSKAKAVLGE is encoded by the coding sequence ATGGCTGTTGCAACCCAATCCCTCGAAGAACTTTGTATTAATTCAATTCGTTTTCTAGCAATCGATGCTGTAGAAAAGGCAAAGTCTGGTCATCCAGGGCTGCCGATGGGCGCGGCTCCAATGGCATTTGTCTTATGGGATCGATTTATGCGATTCAATCCCAAAAATCCTGCTTGGTTCAACCGCGATCGCTTTTTGCTATCAGCAGGACACGGCAGTATGTTGTTGTATGCCCTACTGTATCTGACAGGCTATGAAGATCTGACGCTTGAAGATCTTAAGCAGTTCCGTCAGTGGGAATCAAAAACTCCTGGACACCCAGAAAACTTTATGAACCCTGGGGTGGAAATTACAACGGGTCCTTTGGGTCAAGGTATTGCCAATGGAGTTGGCATTGCTATGGCGGAGGCTCACTTAGCTGCTAAGTTCAATAAACCTGATTTCTCTATTGTTGACCACTACACTTACGTTATCTTAGGTGATGGATGCAACATGGAGGGTGTTTCCGGTGAAGCGTGTTCGTTAGCTGGACACTTAGGACTTGGTAAGCTAATTGCCTTGTACGACGACAATCAGATCTCAATCGATGGCTCGACCGATCTTGCGTTTACCGAAGATGTTGGTAAACGTTTTGAAGCCTACGGCTGGCACGTCCAAGTCGTGGAAGACGGTAACACTGATTTAGATGCGATTCACCAAGCAATTGAAGCTGCCCAGGCTGTAACGGATAAACCCTCCTTAATTAAGGTACGCACTACAATTGGCTATGGTTCTCCTAAAAAAGCTAACACTCGCCATGCACACGGTGAAGCGCTAGGTGCAGATGAAGTTAAAGCAACCCGCGAACATTTAGGGTGGAATCATGAACCGTTTGAAGTTCCTGAAGATGCCTTAAATCACTGGCGTCAAGCGATTGATCGCGGTGCAAAGTTAGAACAAGAGTGGAATCAATTATTCGAGCGCTACAAGCAGCAATATCCTGAAGATGCTCGCCTTTTAGAGCGGATGCATCAAGCTGAGCTACCTGAAGGATGGGATGCGGTGCTACCTACCTATACACCCGAAGACAAAGGAATTGCCACCCGCGCTCACTCAGGTAATTGTTTAAATGCGATCGCTGAAGTTCTTCCTGAACTGATTGGTGGTTCGGCTGACTTGGCTCCTTCTAACAATACTTTGCTCAAAACTTCCGGAGACTTCCAAAAAGGTCAATACGAAAATCGCTACATCCGTTTTGGAGTGCGCGAACACGGTATGGGCGCAATTTGCAATGGTCTAGCGCTCGATGGTTCTGGACTGATTCCTTACTGTGCAACGTTTCTCGTGTTTACCGATTATATGCGGGCAGCAATTCGTCTTTCGGCGTTGTCTGAAGCTGGCGTGATTTATATCATGACTCACGACTCGATTGCACTGGGTGAAGATGGTCCGACACACCAACCTGTTGAACACGTTGCTTCTTTACGCGCTATTCCTGAGTTGTATGTCATCCGTCCTGCAGATGGTAATGAGACTTCTGGTGCTTACAAAGTCGCAATTAAAGCTGCACGCGGTAAGCGATATGGCAACAAGACAAGACCTTCTGTACTTGCGCTGACTCGCCAAGCTGTACCCAATCTTACCGGTTCTTCAATTGAAGGAGTCACGAAAGGTGCTTATATTCTATCTGATAGTGATGGCACGCCGGACTTAATTTTAATTGGTACAGGTAGCGAAACTCAATTGTGTGTCAAGGCAGCCGAGCAGTTGCAGAGTGAAGGCAAGAAAGTCAGAGTTGTTTCTATGCCTTGTTGGGAAGTATTTGAAGAGCAAGATGCTGAGTACCGAGAATCTGTATTACCTAAAGCAGTGAAAAAGCGGGTGTCAGTTGAAGCTGGTACGACGTTTGGCTGGTGCCGTTATGTTGGTGATGAAGGTATTGCGATCGGTGTTGATCAGTACGGCTCTTCGGCTCCAGGCGGAGTCTGTATGGAGAAATTTGGCTTCACAGTCGATAATGTGGTATCGAAGGCAAAAGCAGTTTTAGGGGAATAA
- a CDS encoding P pilus assembly/Cpx signaling pathway, periplasmic inhibitor/zinc-resistance associated protein translates to MSPSKKVKFMSLFAGAVALSTVFAPLSINAQPAAPQVGQRAGAGKGMGKMAGIELSAEQQAQMEQIRNETRTQIEGVLSPEQRQQWQAATQNGQRRRGAMAALNLSAAQRTQIRQIMQSSKERATAVLTPEQRQQIEQRMQQWRQQRQQRNQTSN, encoded by the coding sequence ATGTCGCCATCAAAGAAAGTAAAATTTATGTCGCTGTTCGCTGGAGCAGTAGCACTTTCTACTGTCTTCGCACCTTTATCAATTAATGCACAACCTGCTGCACCTCAAGTAGGACAACGTGCAGGCGCTGGCAAAGGTATGGGCAAAATGGCAGGTATTGAACTTAGTGCGGAACAACAAGCTCAAATGGAACAAATCCGCAATGAAACGCGCACTCAAATCGAAGGAGTGCTTAGCCCCGAACAACGTCAACAATGGCAAGCTGCTACACAAAACGGGCAACGACGACGTGGTGCAATGGCTGCTTTAAATTTATCCGCAGCGCAAAGAACTCAAATTCGCCAGATTATGCAATCTTCAAAAGAGCGCGCAACAGCAGTTCTTACCCCCGAACAACGCCAACAAATTGAGCAAAGAATGCAGCAATGGCGTCAACAGCGTCAGCAACGCAACCAAACAAGCAATTAG
- a CDS encoding DUF86 domain-containing protein: MSRDSASVLDIFLAGQRALTFAQGLDRSELETDVMRHSAILYQIEIMGEATKRLSIVFRNQHPEVPWKDIAGMRDIIIHRYDQIDFDMVWQVIQNNIPELLAMIAPLLPEEPM; the protein is encoded by the coding sequence ATGTCCAGGGATAGTGCGTCGGTACTGGACATATTTCTTGCAGGACAACGCGCCTTAACCTTTGCTCAAGGTTTGGACAGATCTGAACTTGAAACAGATGTGATGCGGCATTCTGCGATTTTGTATCAAATTGAAATCATGGGTGAGGCAACAAAACGATTGTCTATTGTTTTTCGCAACCAACACCCTGAGGTTCCTTGGAAGGATATTGCAGGAATGAGAGACATTATTATTCATCGCTACGATCAAATTGATTTTGACATGGTCTGGCAAGTCATTCAAAACAATATTCCTGAATTGCTGGCAATGATTGCGCCATTGTTACCTGAAGAACCAATGTAG
- a CDS encoding response regulator transcription factor, protein MIRLVLVDDQNLIRQGLKALLELEPDLQVVGEAENGQAAVHLLQKLQSDVILMDVRMPVMDGVAATREITQQFPQIKVLVLTTFDNDEYVAAALRNGAMGYLLKDTPSEELAAAIRAVYKGYTQLGPGLVEKVIAKVPESSVITPSGWTELTPREREVLQLIATGESNREIAQTLHISEGTVKNHVTSILNRLSLRDRTQAAIFANSFLHHVEPDRKGARSVSAAGRSPE, encoded by the coding sequence ATGATTCGCCTAGTATTAGTAGACGATCAAAATCTTATTCGTCAGGGTTTAAAAGCTTTACTTGAGTTAGAACCAGATTTACAAGTTGTCGGAGAAGCAGAAAATGGACAAGCAGCAGTGCACTTGCTGCAAAAGTTGCAATCTGATGTCATACTTATGGATGTGCGCATGCCAGTCATGGACGGTGTTGCTGCAACACGAGAAATTACTCAGCAGTTTCCCCAAATCAAGGTGCTTGTACTCACAACTTTTGATAACGATGAGTATGTTGCCGCCGCATTGCGTAATGGTGCGATGGGCTATTTGCTTAAAGATACACCCTCAGAAGAGTTAGCCGCAGCAATTCGGGCAGTTTATAAAGGTTATACTCAGCTAGGACCTGGTTTAGTTGAGAAAGTTATTGCAAAAGTTCCAGAATCTTCCGTAATAACACCCTCAGGTTGGACAGAACTTACACCAAGAGAACGCGAGGTGCTACAGTTGATTGCTACAGGTGAAAGTAATCGCGAGATCGCCCAAACGCTTCATATCTCAGAAGGAACTGTCAAAAATCACGTTACAAGTATTTTGAATCGACTTTCTCTACGCGATCGCACGCAAGCAGCTATTTTTGCTAATTCGTTCCTCCACCATGTAGAACCTGATAGAAAAGGAGCGAGGAGTGTTAGCGCAGCGGGACGAAGTCCGGAGTGA
- a CDS encoding peroxiredoxin → MSRRYFLQTIVCLCLAITTFCASPSFAIGGKLPSLDQPAPEFTLPTNTGNGEIALTDLRGKWVVLYFYPKDFTAGCTLEARRFQQDLPKYIAQNAQIIGVSADSVDSHAEFCDTEGLKFPLLADTTGEVSKVYGSWLGNLSVRHSFIIDPKGILRATFVKVNPVIHSTEVLSRLTELQATVS, encoded by the coding sequence CTGTCTCGTCGCTATTTTCTGCAGACAATTGTCTGCTTATGTCTTGCTATTACTACTTTTTGTGCCTCGCCTAGCTTTGCAATTGGCGGTAAACTTCCCTCCCTCGATCAACCTGCACCAGAATTTACTTTACCCACTAACACAGGAAACGGAGAAATTGCACTTACTGATCTACGCGGTAAGTGGGTGGTACTGTACTTTTATCCCAAAGACTTTACAGCAGGTTGTACGTTAGAGGCGCGACGTTTTCAGCAAGACTTACCAAAATATATAGCTCAAAATGCTCAAATCATTGGTGTGAGCGCTGATTCTGTTGATTCCCATGCTGAATTTTGTGACACAGAAGGTTTAAAATTTCCCTTACTTGCAGATACAACAGGCGAAGTCAGTAAAGTATATGGCTCTTGGCTAGGTAATCTCTCGGTACGACATAGTTTCATCATTGATCCGAAGGGAATTTTACGAGCTACCTTTGTTAAGGTAAATCCTGTCATTCACAGTACAGAAGTACTTAGCCGTCTCACCGAATTACAGGCAACTGTATCTTAA
- a CDS encoding HAMP domain-containing sensor histidine kinase: MTKVDLRKRNLPLASRLFLSHLLVVMVAVMSLVIIGKVSSPRYFVVRLEELEGTGFRLRFARTELLHGFESAWFRGTVWSVVVSTTAAGGLSYWVSKRIMQRLTEMEQITQKFAAGQLDARLPASDIPELQRLGVSFNRMAASLEDVEQRRRELISDLTHELRTPLTVVRGYLEELADGGVEPSTEIYTRLARETRRLERLVNDLQELSKAEAGYLPINLQPVNLSPLLQALIEKFSDQILEDGPVLQLKCPSQLPPVLADIDRVEQVLVNLLGNAIRYTTQGAITIRTSTQSRKLWIAVSDTGIGIAQADLPHVFERFWRADRSRDRHSGGTGIGLAISRRLIELQDGQIFVESQLGKGSTFYFFLPLA, from the coding sequence ATGACGAAAGTAGATTTACGTAAGCGAAATTTGCCATTAGCATCTCGTCTGTTCCTTTCACACTTATTGGTGGTGATGGTAGCAGTCATGAGTCTTGTCATTATTGGTAAAGTGTCTTCTCCCCGCTATTTCGTTGTCCGTCTTGAAGAACTCGAAGGCACTGGATTTCGTTTGCGCTTTGCCCGTACTGAACTACTTCATGGATTCGAGAGTGCTTGGTTTCGCGGTACAGTGTGGTCTGTTGTTGTGAGTACTACAGCAGCCGGAGGACTCAGTTACTGGGTATCCAAACGCATCATGCAGCGGCTAACGGAGATGGAACAAATTACTCAAAAATTTGCTGCTGGACAACTAGATGCACGACTACCTGCAAGCGATATTCCAGAGTTACAGCGCCTTGGTGTTAGCTTTAACCGCATGGCAGCTAGCTTGGAAGACGTAGAACAAAGGCGACGCGAACTGATTAGCGATCTTACGCACGAATTACGAACTCCATTAACCGTTGTTCGCGGCTACCTAGAAGAACTAGCGGATGGCGGAGTCGAACCGTCAACTGAAATTTATACACGTCTTGCTAGAGAAACTCGACGTCTAGAGCGCTTGGTTAATGACTTACAAGAACTCTCGAAAGCTGAAGCTGGTTACTTACCAATCAATCTACAACCAGTCAATCTTTCCCCGTTATTGCAAGCGCTGATAGAAAAGTTTTCAGATCAGATTTTAGAAGATGGTCCAGTTTTGCAACTCAAATGTCCATCGCAATTACCACCTGTGCTTGCAGATATTGATCGCGTGGAGCAAGTTCTCGTTAATTTGTTAGGTAATGCAATTCGTTACACAACTCAAGGTGCAATTACTATTCGTACTTCGACTCAATCGCGTAAATTGTGGATTGCCGTGAGTGATACTGGTATTGGTATCGCACAAGCAGACTTGCCTCACGTATTTGAACGCTTTTGGCGTGCGGATCGATCGCGCGATCGCCATTCTGGTGGTACTGGAATTGGGCTAGCAATTTCGCGTCGTTTAATCGAACTACAAGATGGTCAAATTTTTGTTGAGAGTCAACTCGGCAAGGGTAGTACATTTTACTTCTTTCTACCCTTAGCTTGA
- a CDS encoding sensor histidine kinase: MNRPIHIHTHPFRFLLLLEWLLLLAVAITEALSTHFRRFHALPTLTIISLVFFGLLGLRMPRDKLISKILYTALEIFLILFAGVFVGRGIRLFSFLYIILVIRSCLIFQLPGRIVVTTLSFTLFILTLSHRFQHVPAVPMLQERLRFTLLSFALSFGLSLVFVLLLMNAVLAERQIREKLAIANEQLRQYALRIEDQATLQERNRIARDIHDSLGHSLTALNLQLETALKLWQSNPAKAQTFLAQAKNLGSQSLREVRQSVSAMRSDPLHGQSLEVAIAALVTEFHHSTGFSPIYHLSLNHPIPADVKTAVYRIAQEALTNIWKHAQANKVKIDIQTSVESLHLKIADNGKGFALNKNTTGFGLQSMRDRVLALGGEFQINSAPSGGCCITATIPLPRLLT; encoded by the coding sequence ATGAATCGTCCAATTCATATTCACACACATCCTTTCCGGTTTTTACTACTACTAGAGTGGCTACTTTTACTAGCGGTTGCTATTACAGAAGCTTTATCAACTCACTTTCGCCGATTTCATGCTTTGCCAACTTTAACGATTATTAGTTTAGTGTTTTTTGGGTTGCTGGGTTTACGAATGCCCAGAGATAAACTCATCTCTAAAATACTTTATACGGCACTAGAAATTTTCTTGATTCTTTTCGCTGGAGTTTTTGTTGGAAGAGGCATTCGACTATTTTCGTTTCTTTATATTATTCTTGTCATTCGTAGTTGTCTTATTTTTCAACTACCAGGTCGTATTGTCGTCACAACTTTATCTTTTACTTTGTTTATTTTGACATTGAGTCATCGATTTCAACATGTTCCTGCTGTTCCCATGTTGCAAGAACGATTGCGATTTACATTGTTAAGTTTTGCACTTTCGTTTGGATTAAGCTTAGTATTTGTATTGTTATTGATGAATGCTGTGCTTGCAGAACGACAAATTCGTGAAAAACTTGCGATCGCAAATGAGCAACTGCGACAATATGCACTACGTATTGAAGATCAAGCAACATTACAAGAACGCAACCGCATCGCACGAGATATTCATGACTCACTCGGACACTCTCTAACAGCTTTAAACTTACAGCTTGAAACTGCTCTAAAATTATGGCAATCTAACCCTGCTAAAGCACAAACATTTTTAGCGCAAGCCAAAAACTTAGGTTCTCAATCATTACGTGAGGTGCGACAATCTGTTTCAGCAATGCGCTCTGATCCGCTGCATGGTCAGTCTTTAGAAGTAGCGATCGCAGCTTTAGTGACTGAGTTTCATCATTCTACAGGATTTTCTCCAATTTATCATCTATCACTGAATCATCCGATTCCTGCTGATGTCAAAACTGCAGTATACCGAATCGCACAAGAAGCACTTACTAATATTTGGAAACACGCACAAGCAAATAAAGTCAAAATAGATATCCAAACATCAGTGGAATCTTTACACTTGAAAATTGCAGACAATGGCAAAGGATTTGCATTAAACAAGAATACTACAGGATTTGGGTTACAAAGTATGCGCGATCGCGTCCTCGCGTTGGGAGGTGAATTTCAAATCAACAGCGCACCTAGTGGTGGTTGTTGTATTACTGCGACAATCCCCTTACCGAGGTTATTGACATGA
- a CDS encoding response regulator transcription factor, which produces MDILIVEDEAEIAGLIQLALEKEGFSCQSCRDGLAALRLFQELQPDLIILDLMLPGLDGLEVCARIRQKPGTKDPYILMLTARGEEIDRVIGLSTGADDYLTKPFSPRELVARVRALLRRSLRQGGQHQIHRTQHFIVDVEQRSASRQISSDRTEDLDLTTLEFNLLSTFVSNPGRVWNRTQLIDKLWGSDFFGDERVVDTHVARLRKKIEPDPANPTFIKTVVGVGYKFEDATTP; this is translated from the coding sequence ATGGATATATTAATTGTTGAGGATGAAGCCGAAATTGCCGGATTGATTCAACTTGCACTCGAAAAAGAAGGATTTTCTTGTCAAAGCTGTCGTGATGGTTTAGCTGCCTTGCGCTTATTTCAAGAACTACAACCTGATTTAATTATCCTTGACCTGATGCTCCCTGGCTTAGATGGACTGGAAGTCTGTGCCAGAATTCGGCAAAAACCTGGTACTAAAGATCCTTACATCCTCATGCTCACAGCAAGAGGCGAAGAAATTGATCGTGTCATTGGTCTATCTACTGGTGCAGACGATTATCTTACCAAGCCTTTTAGCCCTAGAGAGTTAGTTGCGCGAGTACGAGCATTGTTACGGCGGAGTCTACGCCAAGGCGGACAACATCAAATTCATCGAACTCAGCATTTTATAGTAGATGTAGAACAACGCTCTGCCAGTCGTCAAATCAGCAGCGATCGCACTGAAGATTTAGATCTGACAACCTTGGAATTTAACTTACTTAGCACCTTTGTGAGTAATCCTGGTCGTGTCTGGAATCGCACGCAGTTGATTGACAAACTTTGGGGAAGTGATTTTTTTGGTGATGAGCGCGTTGTTGATACTCACGTTGCCCGATTGCGAAAAAAAATTGAACCCGATCCTGCTAATCCTACTTTTATTAAAACTGTTGTTGGTGTCGGCTACAAGTTTGAAGACGCAACAACACCTTGA
- a CDS encoding DUF5996 family protein has translation MADLLHDKHVNTPWSTLPVAAWQDTYATLHLWTQIIGKIRLALAPKLNHWWHSTLYVTPRGLTTGCIPDNTRTFAMSFDFLEHNLDIEISDGITQTIALAPRSVADFYQEVMEKLRASGIEVSIWTMPQEVADPIPFESDRQHAAYDPQAAQKFWQILVQANRIMTTFRSRFIGKSSPVHFFWGSFDLAVTRFSGRVAPEHPGGIPNMADWVTREAYSHEVSSCGFWFGGGAVAEPIFYSYAYPEPEGFHDYLVQPQEAFYSKDMREFILPYEAVQHADEPDAMILAFFQSTYEAAANLANWDRAALER, from the coding sequence ATGGCTGATTTGCTGCATGACAAGCATGTAAACACTCCTTGGTCAACCTTACCTGTTGCAGCTTGGCAAGATACGTATGCAACACTACATCTGTGGACTCAAATTATCGGCAAAATTCGGCTAGCGTTAGCTCCCAAACTCAATCATTGGTGGCATTCTACTTTGTACGTAACTCCACGCGGACTAACAACTGGTTGCATTCCAGATAACACGCGCACCTTTGCAATGAGCTTCGATTTTTTAGAGCACAACTTAGACATTGAAATAAGTGACGGTATTACTCAAACAATTGCCCTTGCTCCGCGTTCGGTAGCAGACTTTTATCAAGAAGTGATGGAGAAACTTCGTGCCAGTGGCATTGAAGTAAGTATTTGGACAATGCCCCAAGAAGTGGCAGATCCTATTCCATTTGAGAGCGATCGCCAACACGCAGCTTACGATCCGCAGGCTGCACAAAAGTTCTGGCAAATTCTTGTGCAAGCTAACCGCATAATGACAACATTTCGCTCGCGCTTTATTGGTAAATCAAGCCCCGTACACTTTTTTTGGGGTAGTTTCGACCTCGCAGTGACTCGCTTTTCTGGGCGTGTGGCTCCAGAACATCCTGGTGGAATTCCCAATATGGCAGACTGGGTGACACGCGAGGCATATTCACACGAAGTCAGTAGCTGTGGTTTTTGGTTTGGTGGTGGGGCAGTAGCAGAACCAATTTTCTACTCCTACGCTTATCCCGAACCTGAAGGTTTTCACGATTACCTCGTTCAACCACAAGAGGCATTCTACAGCAAAGATATGCGTGAATTCATTTTGCCCTATGAAGCAGTACAGCACGCGGACGAGCCTGATGCAATGATTCTTGCATTTTTTCAAAGTACATACGAGGCGGCTGCAAATCTAGCTAATTGGGATCGCGCAGCGCTGGAGCGGTAG
- a CDS encoding sirohydrochlorin chelatase yields MPTINTVNSTLLKNPVSTIELPPLPLRRPLLMIGHGTRDAAGRQSVLDFAAAYQALDSSRPVVPCFLELTGPTIQEGVDQCVAQGYTELSALPILLFAARHNKFDVTNELDRARQRHPQVKFYYGRHFGITPGIIDLWRSRLAEVDDPPVRADTVLLFVGRGSSDPDANGDVYKLARMLWEGSGYQTVETCFIGITHPRLEEGFRRARLYHPKRIIVLPYFLFTGILVNKIFDVAAQQQAQYPDIAVTCLPEMGLHPQLFSILRDREIETQLGNVQMNCEMCKFRLAAVSNHDRAHSHDHHHHHHHSHDHSHPTVDPYADLEQYHQKIWQVP; encoded by the coding sequence ATGCCTACCATCAATACAGTAAATTCCACTCTACTGAAGAACCCAGTTAGTACAATCGAGTTACCTCCTTTACCTTTACGTCGTCCTTTGCTGATGATTGGTCACGGTACCAGAGATGCAGCAGGGCGACAAAGTGTCTTAGACTTTGCTGCTGCTTATCAAGCTTTAGATTCATCCCGACCTGTTGTCCCTTGTTTTTTGGAACTGACAGGTCCAACGATTCAAGAAGGTGTCGATCAGTGTGTCGCCCAAGGTTATACTGAACTTTCTGCCCTGCCAATTTTGTTATTTGCAGCGCGACATAATAAATTCGATGTGACGAACGAACTTGACCGCGCGCGTCAACGTCATCCTCAAGTTAAATTTTACTACGGGCGACATTTTGGTATCACACCAGGAATTATTGATTTATGGCGATCGCGTCTTGCTGAAGTAGACGATCCACCCGTGCGCGCTGATACTGTTTTGCTATTTGTTGGTCGCGGTTCGAGCGATCCGGATGCCAATGGCGATGTTTATAAACTAGCACGTATGCTTTGGGAAGGTAGCGGTTATCAAACTGTAGAAACCTGCTTTATTGGTATTACCCATCCTCGCCTCGAAGAAGGCTTTCGCCGTGCGCGACTTTATCACCCCAAACGAATTATTGTACTTCCTTACTTTCTCTTCACTGGCATATTAGTCAATAAAATCTTTGATGTCGCTGCCCAGCAACAAGCACAGTATCCAGATATCGCTGTCACCTGTTTACCAGAAATGGGGCTACATCCGCAGTTGTTTTCCATTCTCCGCGATCGCGAAATTGAAACTCAACTCGGTAATGTGCAAATGAACTGTGAAATGTGTAAGTTTCGGCTAGCTGCTGTGAGTAATCACGATCGCGCACACAGCCACGATCACCACCATCATCACCATCATAGTCACGACCACTCGCACCCTACAGTAGATCCTTACGCCGATCTCGAACAATATCACCAAAAAATTTGGCAAGTTCCTTAA
- the sipA gene encoding regulatory protein SipA, which translates to MSKEFAIGEIVRVVALPPYLKTSDPMPMLRPPDIIQIGEEGIVMDRRPGGYWSIRFTRGTFLIDSQYIDAVSSLNEPPSASHLEPTTMSQIDTTQSDEDGST; encoded by the coding sequence ATGTCTAAAGAATTTGCCATTGGAGAAATTGTGCGTGTCGTCGCACTACCACCTTACTTAAAAACATCTGATCCCATGCCGATGTTGCGCCCACCAGACATTATTCAAATTGGTGAAGAAGGAATTGTCATGGATCGGCGTCCAGGTGGGTATTGGAGCATTCGCTTTACACGCGGAACTTTTCTGATAGACAGTCAATACATTGATGCAGTGAGTAGTTTAAATGAGCCACCATCTGCTAGCCATCTAGAGCCAACAACAATGAGTCAAATTGACACAACACAAAGCGACGAAGATGGTAGTACTTAA